A stretch of Peteryoungia algae DNA encodes these proteins:
- the hutU gene encoding urocanate hydratase: MSNPRHNIRDVRAATGTELSAKSWMTEAPLRMLMNNLDPDVAERPHELVVYGGIGRAARTWEDFDRIVETLKTLTEEETLIVQSGKPVGVFRTHKDAPRVLIANSNLVPHWATWDHFNELDKKGLAMYGQMTAGSWIYIGTQGIVQGTYETFVEAGRQHYDGNLKGKWILTGGLGGMGGAQPLAAVMAGACCLAVECDETRIDFRLRTRYVDAKAQTLDEALDLIDQWTKAGEAKSVGLLGNAADVFPELVRRGVRPDIVTDQTSAHDPIHGYLPVGWTVAEWRARQESDPKAVEVAARASMKTHVQAMVDFWNRGIPTLDYGNNIRQVAKEEGFENAFAFPGFVPAYIRPLFCRGIGPFRWAALSGDPEDIYKTDAKVKELLPDNTHLHNWLDMARERIAFQGLPARICWVGLGDRHKLGLAFNEMVRSGELKAPVVIGRDHLDSGSVASPNRETEAMKDGSDAVSDWPLLNALLNCASGATWVSLHHGGGVGMGFSQHSGMVICADGTDDAARRLERVLWNDPATGVMRHADAGYEIALNCAKQKGLRLPGILGN, from the coding sequence ATGAGCAATCCCCGACACAATATCCGCGACGTCCGCGCCGCCACCGGAACCGAACTCTCGGCCAAGAGCTGGATGACGGAAGCACCGCTCCGGATGCTGATGAACAATCTCGACCCCGATGTTGCCGAACGGCCGCATGAACTGGTCGTCTATGGCGGCATCGGCCGTGCTGCCCGGACCTGGGAGGATTTCGACCGGATCGTCGAGACGCTGAAGACGCTGACCGAGGAAGAAACGCTCATCGTGCAGTCGGGCAAGCCGGTCGGCGTGTTCCGTACCCACAAGGACGCGCCCCGCGTGCTGATTGCCAATTCCAACCTCGTGCCGCACTGGGCGACCTGGGATCACTTCAACGAGCTGGATAAAAAGGGCCTCGCCATGTACGGCCAGATGACCGCTGGCTCGTGGATCTATATCGGCACGCAAGGCATCGTACAGGGCACCTACGAGACTTTCGTGGAGGCCGGCCGGCAGCACTATGATGGCAACCTCAAGGGCAAATGGATCCTGACCGGTGGCCTTGGTGGCATGGGCGGTGCCCAGCCGCTGGCGGCCGTCATGGCCGGGGCCTGCTGCCTTGCCGTCGAATGCGATGAGACGCGCATCGATTTCCGCCTGCGCACCCGATACGTCGACGCCAAGGCGCAGACGCTGGACGAGGCGCTTGATCTGATCGATCAGTGGACCAAGGCGGGTGAGGCGAAATCCGTCGGCCTGCTCGGCAACGCCGCCGACGTTTTCCCGGAACTCGTCCGCCGCGGCGTGCGTCCCGACATCGTCACCGACCAGACCTCGGCACATGATCCGATCCATGGCTATCTGCCGGTCGGCTGGACGGTTGCCGAATGGCGGGCACGCCAAGAGAGCGATCCGAAGGCGGTGGAAGTTGCCGCCCGCGCTTCGATGAAGACCCATGTGCAGGCCATGGTCGACTTCTGGAACAGGGGCATTCCGACGCTCGATTACGGCAACAACATTCGCCAGGTCGCCAAGGAGGAAGGCTTCGAGAATGCCTTTGCCTTCCCCGGTTTCGTGCCGGCCTATATCCGTCCGCTCTTCTGCCGCGGCATCGGCCCCTTCCGCTGGGCCGCACTTTCGGGTGATCCGGAAGATATCTACAAGACGGATGCTAAGGTTAAGGAGCTGCTGCCCGACAACACGCATCTGCACAACTGGCTGGACATGGCGCGCGAGCGCATCGCCTTCCAGGGCCTGCCGGCGCGCATCTGCTGGGTCGGTCTTGGCGATCGTCACAAGCTTGGCCTTGCCTTCAACGAAATGGTTCGCAGTGGCGAGCTGAAGGCACCCGTCGTCATCGGCCGCGACCACCTCGACTCCGGTTCGGTCGCCTCGCCCAACCGCGAAACGGAGGCGATGAAGGACGGCTCGGACGCCGTGTCCGACTGGCCGCTTCTCAACGCTTTGCTCAATTGCGCCTCGGGTGCCACCTGGGTTTCGCTGCATCACGGCGGCGGCGTCGGCATGGGTTTCAGTCAACATTCGGGCATGGTCATCTGCGCCGACGGCACGGATGATGCTGCACGCCGGCTGGAGCGGGTGCTCTGGAACGACCCGGCGACCGGCGTGATGCGCCATGCCGACGCGGGCTACGAAATCGCGCTCAATTGCGCGAAGCAAAAGGGTCTGCGCCTGCCCGGCATTCTCGGCAACTGA
- the hutC gene encoding histidine utilization repressor, translated as MSNDQSGFALPEERQDTPLYEQMKSEIKARIERGDWPTNHRIPSENELVDLLGVSRMTAHRALRELASEGVIIRVQGRGSFVAPKKRSANVADVRSIADEIAERGGVHSAELVLRQAEVCDHDLADRLEVAAGTTAFHSVIVHKEDDLPIQLEDRFVNAEIAPDYLDRDFHTITPSAYLSSIAPISRAEQFVEAVLPQPWECRLLAIAKSEPCLQVRRRTWSGNRLVTSVRLLYPGGRYSLESSY; from the coding sequence ATGTCCAACGATCAATCAGGATTTGCACTCCCCGAGGAACGGCAGGACACGCCGCTCTACGAGCAGATGAAATCCGAGATCAAGGCGCGGATCGAGCGTGGAGACTGGCCGACCAATCATCGGATCCCCTCGGAGAACGAACTGGTCGATCTGCTGGGGGTGAGCCGCATGACGGCGCATCGGGCCCTGCGGGAGCTTGCCAGCGAGGGTGTGATCATCCGCGTCCAGGGGCGCGGCTCGTTCGTCGCGCCGAAGAAGCGCAGCGCCAACGTTGCAGATGTTCGCAGCATTGCGGACGAGATCGCCGAGCGTGGCGGGGTGCATTCGGCAGAACTCGTGCTGAGACAGGCCGAAGTCTGCGACCATGACCTCGCCGACCGGCTGGAGGTTGCAGCCGGCACGACCGCCTTCCATTCGGTGATCGTGCACAAGGAAGATGATCTTCCGATCCAGCTCGAAGACCGCTTCGTGAATGCGGAAATTGCCCCTGATTATCTCGACCGCGATTTTCACACGATCACGCCAAGCGCCTATCTGAGTTCCATCGCGCCGATCTCGCGCGCCGAGCAGTTCGTCGAGGCCGTCCTCCCGCAGCCCTGGGAGTGCCGCCTGCTGGCGATTGCGAAATCGGAACCGTGTCTTCAGGTCCGGCGACGGACCTGGTCCGGCAACCGCCTGGTGACGTCGGTGCGGCTTCTCTATCCGGGCGGTCGTTACAGCCTGGAAAGTTCCTACTGA
- a CDS encoding HutD/Ves family protein: protein MSIRIQRFDEHLKMPWKNGLGITREVISKPALHGPGGFDWRISLATVGASGPFSVFPGIDRTIAVLQGDGMRLTVDGHKEAPLTVGTMPFPFSGDAEVDADCLGGETLDLNVMSLRGRFVHHMTKAIVSDAQTFPVSGDMVAVVFRDDALVTIDRMRLNVGLGDVLLGLEGRSGFEIEPQASGSTLYTIAIRASSGPTSHGEQVA from the coding sequence ATGTCCATCCGCATTCAGCGCTTTGACGAGCACCTGAAGATGCCCTGGAAAAACGGGCTGGGGATCACCCGCGAGGTGATCTCAAAGCCCGCTTTGCATGGCCCCGGCGGTTTTGACTGGCGGATCAGCCTGGCGACGGTTGGCGCATCGGGCCCCTTCTCGGTCTTTCCGGGTATCGACCGGACGATTGCCGTTCTTCAGGGGGACGGCATGCGGCTCACGGTTGACGGTCACAAAGAGGCGCCCTTAACCGTGGGGACCATGCCCTTTCCCTTCTCCGGCGATGCTGAGGTCGATGCCGATTGCCTGGGTGGTGAGACGCTCGACCTCAACGTCATGAGCCTTCGCGGGCGTTTCGTTCATCACATGACCAAAGCCATTGTCTCCGATGCTCAGACATTTCCCGTCTCCGGGGACATGGTCGCCGTCGTCTTTCGCGACGATGCCCTCGTCACGATCGATCGCATGCGATTGAATGTCGGGCTCGGCGACGTTCTGCTGGGCCTGGAGGGGCGAAGCGGCTTCGAGATCGAACCGCAGGCTTCTGGCTCAACGCTCTACACCATCGCGATCAGAGCCTCATCTGGCCCGACATCGCATGGGGAACAGGTTGCCTAG